The Rhizobium sp. BT03 genome has a window encoding:
- a CDS encoding low affinity iron permease family protein: protein MKHLFARFATKISEWAGKPVIFILALTAVIIWAALGPFFDYSETWQLVINTGTTIITFLMVFVLQNAQTRDTRAIQAKLNEIILTSHAENRFIGIENLDEEELKRLDELVAKAAKGRGETEACRTTEDLKAMPSKKEEPRKRRASAKPAKQR, encoded by the coding sequence ATGAAGCATCTGTTCGCCCGCTTCGCAACCAAGATCTCGGAATGGGCGGGCAAACCCGTCATCTTCATCCTGGCGCTGACCGCCGTCATCATCTGGGCGGCACTCGGCCCCTTCTTCGACTATTCGGAAACCTGGCAGCTGGTCATCAACACCGGCACGACGATCATCACCTTCCTGATGGTCTTCGTGCTGCAGAACGCCCAGACGCGCGACACCAGGGCGATCCAGGCCAAGCTCAATGAAATCATCCTGACGAGCCACGCCGAAAACCGCTTCATCGGCATCGAAAACCTCGACGAGGAAGAACTGAAGCGTCTCGACGAGCTGGTCGCCAAGGCTGCCAAGGGCAGGGGCGAGACGGAGGCTTGCAGGACGACGGAGGATCTGAAAGCTATGCCGTCGAAAAAGGAAGAGCCACGCAAGCGACGGGCTTCAGCCAAGCCGGCGAAGCAGAGATAG
- a CDS encoding HlyD family type I secretion periplasmic adaptor subunit, whose translation MNQNVQPPRLPPKPPKRLPVDNEFLPAALEILETPASPIRTALIWFICLLTAGALVWSYVGTFDIVATAQGKIQPTGRVKVIQSIEVGKTIAVPVSNGAKVEAGDILVELDPTEARAEVNTLSTSLAALRAEVTRRAAALAEVNAWQKSDLWSGSRKIEITPEFDSSIPAEIRAREALLYTSDLEQLASTVDSLAAQRNQQFAALKRYTEMVAAQQALVATLADRVTMRSNLVDLSAGSRSGVIDAVEIRQKEEATLAEQIGQRAEAETAIIAATSEGLKAIKTFVADNAQKQAQASREIDEKEQQLVKAAKRLESMTIKSPIKGVVQTSAITTVGQVVTAGAELMRIVPDDASLEIEAYLPNRDIGFVSPGETAVIKIEAFPFTRYGILNGKVTRVATDAIPEPDAQQLEGQPAKELQSIIPIGNAQRVQNLVFPIVIKPDVASIDIEGTRVPLSPGMSVTVEVKTGSRRILEYLYSPLAEIASEAMQER comes from the coding sequence ATGAACCAGAACGTCCAGCCTCCCCGGCTTCCGCCGAAACCGCCGAAGCGATTGCCGGTCGACAACGAGTTCCTGCCGGCCGCGCTCGAAATCCTGGAAACCCCGGCCTCGCCGATCCGCACCGCGCTCATCTGGTTCATCTGCCTGCTGACGGCCGGCGCGCTGGTCTGGAGCTATGTCGGCACGTTCGATATCGTCGCGACGGCACAGGGCAAGATCCAGCCGACCGGACGCGTCAAGGTGATCCAGTCGATCGAGGTCGGCAAGACGATCGCGGTCCCGGTCTCGAACGGCGCCAAGGTGGAAGCCGGAGACATCCTCGTCGAGCTCGATCCGACCGAAGCCAGGGCCGAAGTCAACACCCTGTCCACCAGCCTTGCCGCGCTGCGTGCCGAGGTTACCCGGCGAGCTGCAGCACTGGCTGAGGTTAACGCCTGGCAGAAAAGCGATCTCTGGAGCGGGTCGCGTAAGATCGAAATCACCCCCGAATTCGACAGCTCCATACCGGCGGAGATCCGCGCACGGGAGGCCCTGCTCTACACCTCAGATCTTGAGCAGCTTGCATCGACGGTGGACAGCCTGGCGGCCCAGCGCAATCAGCAATTCGCCGCTTTGAAGCGATATACCGAAATGGTCGCCGCCCAACAGGCCCTGGTGGCCACGCTTGCAGATCGTGTCACCATGCGCTCCAACCTCGTCGATCTCAGCGCCGGGTCGAGATCCGGTGTCATCGATGCGGTCGAGATCAGGCAGAAGGAAGAGGCAACGCTTGCCGAGCAGATCGGTCAGCGGGCGGAAGCGGAGACCGCGATCATTGCTGCGACCAGCGAAGGCCTGAAAGCCATCAAGACCTTCGTCGCCGATAATGCTCAGAAACAGGCGCAGGCGTCACGGGAGATCGACGAGAAGGAACAGCAACTGGTAAAGGCGGCCAAGCGCCTCGAGTCGATGACGATCAAGAGCCCGATCAAAGGTGTTGTTCAGACATCCGCCATCACCACGGTCGGCCAGGTGGTGACGGCAGGCGCGGAATTGATGCGGATCGTCCCCGACGACGCCTCGCTTGAAATCGAAGCTTATCTGCCGAACCGGGACATCGGCTTCGTCTCACCAGGGGAAACTGCTGTGATCAAGATCGAGGCCTTCCCCTTTACCCGCTATGGCATCCTCAACGGGAAAGTCACCCGTGTCGCGACCGACGCCATTCCTGAGCCAGATGCACAGCAGCTGGAAGGCCAGCCGGCAAAGGAGCTGCAGAGCATCATCCCAATCGGCAATGCGCAGCGCGTCCAGAACCTGGTCTTCCCCATCGTCATCAAGCCGGATGTCGCCAGCATCGACATCGAGGGAACGCGCGTGCCGCTCTCACCCGGCATGTCCGTCACTGTCGAGGTCAAAACCGGCAGCCGCCGCATCCTCGAATATCTCTACTCGCCGCTTGCCGAAATTGCCTCGGAAGCGATGCAGGAAAGGTAA
- a CDS encoding type I secretion system permease/ATPase, with translation MTDIQTPDRDAVTGNNEPSAAPEAEVADSGLAALSAVAGYFRIASRPETLSRELALTAPASRDDLLRAAKIIGLKARMVRAHRVKRLTTLPAPALASLKDGTFAVFGGVAAEGRYRLINPIDFSARNVEADELLALTSGEFILVQRRFAGPGASQQHFGFRWFLPAIWRYRRAFGHVLIASLVIQIFALVTPLFFQVVVDKVLAHRSYSTLIVLVVGLAAVGLFDVVLQYLRTYALSHTTNRIDVELGRRLFRHLLNLPLSYFETRATGQTVARIRELETIRNFLTGQGLFSGLDLIFTIIFIFVLFSYSSKLAWIVVASIPFYLAIGFLIRPFLKERIDEKFERGAFSQQLLVETVVGIQTLKASAVEPVVSSQWEERLAAYVGSSFLATMLAAKGQNAIQYINKITSAALLLFGAQAVIDGELTVGALVAFNMIAGQVSQPILRLSQLWQDFQQVQVSVARLSDILNAPQEPRPSVAVSLPPPKGAIGFKSVNFRYSPDGQDVLKDITFAIRPGEVIGIVGPSGSGKSTLTKLVQRFYIPNNGQVFVDGQDIAQVDPAWLRSNIGVVLQENMLFNRTIHDNICMVNPAMSRAAAIQMARLSGADEFIAKLPRGYDTLIEERGANLSGGQRQRLAIARALATNPPILILDEATSALDYESERIILGNMREIVRGRTVIIIAHRLATVRHCNRIIGMKDGRIVEEGTHDQLLARPNGLYAHLWQLQTGPVES, from the coding sequence ATGACCGACATCCAGACACCCGACCGCGACGCGGTGACGGGAAACAACGAACCGAGTGCTGCGCCGGAAGCGGAGGTTGCCGACAGCGGCCTGGCGGCCCTCTCTGCCGTGGCCGGCTATTTCAGGATAGCATCGCGCCCAGAGACTTTGAGCCGCGAGCTTGCGCTGACCGCGCCGGCATCACGCGACGACCTTCTGCGCGCCGCAAAGATTATCGGCCTGAAGGCGCGGATGGTCCGAGCTCATCGTGTCAAACGGCTGACGACTCTGCCAGCTCCCGCCCTTGCCTCGCTGAAGGACGGCACCTTTGCCGTCTTCGGCGGCGTGGCCGCCGAAGGTCGCTATCGTCTGATCAATCCGATCGATTTCTCTGCTCGCAACGTCGAGGCAGACGAACTTCTGGCTCTGACCTCGGGCGAGTTCATCCTCGTCCAACGCCGTTTTGCCGGCCCCGGCGCTTCGCAGCAGCACTTCGGTTTCCGCTGGTTCCTGCCGGCGATCTGGCGCTATCGGCGCGCCTTCGGCCACGTGCTGATCGCCTCGCTCGTTATCCAGATCTTCGCGCTGGTGACGCCGCTGTTCTTCCAGGTCGTTGTCGACAAGGTGCTCGCGCATCGCAGCTATTCGACGCTGATCGTGCTCGTCGTCGGCCTTGCCGCCGTCGGGCTCTTCGATGTCGTGCTGCAATATCTCAGAACTTATGCGCTGTCGCACACCACCAACCGCATCGATGTCGAGCTTGGCCGGCGCCTCTTCCGCCACCTCCTCAACCTGCCGCTCAGCTATTTCGAGACCCGCGCCACCGGCCAGACAGTCGCGAGAATCCGCGAGCTCGAAACCATCCGCAACTTCCTCACCGGCCAAGGTCTGTTCTCCGGCCTGGATCTGATCTTCACCATCATCTTCATCTTCGTGCTGTTTTCCTATTCGTCGAAGCTCGCCTGGATCGTCGTCGCCTCTATTCCCTTTTACCTGGCGATCGGCTTTCTCATCCGCCCTTTCCTCAAGGAGCGGATCGACGAGAAGTTCGAGCGCGGCGCTTTCAGCCAGCAACTGCTCGTCGAAACCGTGGTCGGCATCCAGACGCTGAAGGCATCGGCCGTCGAGCCGGTGGTCTCCTCGCAATGGGAAGAGCGGCTTGCCGCCTATGTGGGCTCGTCCTTCCTGGCGACCATGCTGGCGGCGAAGGGCCAGAACGCCATCCAGTACATCAACAAGATCACCTCTGCCGCCCTGCTCCTCTTCGGCGCGCAAGCGGTGATCGACGGCGAATTGACCGTCGGGGCGCTCGTCGCGTTCAACATGATCGCCGGCCAGGTCTCGCAGCCGATCCTGCGCCTGTCGCAGCTCTGGCAGGATTTCCAGCAGGTGCAGGTCTCCGTCGCCAGGCTCTCGGATATTCTGAACGCCCCGCAGGAGCCGCGTCCGAGCGTTGCCGTCAGCCTGCCGCCGCCGAAAGGCGCGATCGGCTTCAAGTCGGTGAACTTCCGCTATTCCCCCGACGGCCAGGATGTGCTCAAGGACATCACCTTTGCGATCCGGCCGGGCGAAGTCATCGGCATTGTCGGCCCCTCCGGCTCCGGCAAGTCGACGCTGACGAAGCTGGTGCAGCGCTTCTATATCCCGAACAACGGCCAGGTCTTCGTCGACGGCCAGGACATCGCCCAGGTCGATCCGGCCTGGCTACGGTCAAATATCGGTGTGGTGCTTCAGGAGAACATGCTGTTCAACCGGACGATCCACGACAATATCTGCATGGTCAATCCTGCCATGTCGCGGGCCGCCGCCATCCAGATGGCGCGACTCTCCGGCGCCGACGAATTCATCGCCAAGCTGCCGCGCGGCTACGATACCCTGATCGAAGAGCGCGGCGCCAATCTCTCCGGCGGCCAGCGGCAGCGCCTGGCCATTGCGCGCGCGCTCGCCACCAATCCGCCGATCCTGATCCTCGATGAAGCCACCAGCGCGCTCGACTATGAGAGCGAGCGCATCATCCTCGGCAATATGCGCGAGATCGTCCGCGGCCGCACCGTCATCATCATCGCCCATCGCCTGGCAACCGTGCGCCACTGCAACCGCATCATCGGTATGAAGGACGGGCGCATCGTCGAAGAGGGAACGCACGATCAGCTGCTGGCCCGCCCGAACGGGCTTTATGCCCATCTCTGGCAATTGCAGACGGGGCCGGTTGAATCATGA
- the purB gene encoding adenylosuccinate lyase, with amino-acid sequence MIPRYSRPEMVAIWSPETKFRIWFEIEAHACDALAELGVIPKSAAKTIWEKGGAATFDVARIDEIEAVTKHDVIAFLTHLAEIVGPDARFVHQGMTSSDVLDTCFNVQLVRATDILIVDIDRLLAALKTRAFEHKDTVTIGRSHGIHAEPTTFGVKLALAYAEFERCRQRLVAAREEVATCAISGAVGTFANIDPRVEEHVAAALGLKAEPVSTQVIPRDRHAMYFATLGVVASSIERLATEIRHLQRTEVLEAEEYFSPGQKGSSAMPHKRNPVLTENLTGLARMVRSYAMPAMENVALWHERDISHSSVERMIGPDATVTLDFALSRLAGVIEKLLVYPENMEKNLNKFRGLVHSQRVLLALTQAGTSREDAYRLVQRNAMKVWEQGKDFLEELLADAEVRAALSEEDIREKFDLGYHTKHVDTIFRRVFGTP; translated from the coding sequence ATGATCCCGCGTTATTCCCGGCCCGAAATGGTCGCCATCTGGTCTCCCGAAACCAAGTTCCGCATCTGGTTCGAGATCGAGGCGCATGCCTGCGACGCGCTGGCCGAACTCGGCGTCATCCCGAAATCGGCGGCAAAGACCATCTGGGAAAAGGGCGGCGCGGCCACCTTCGACGTCGCTCGCATCGACGAGATCGAGGCCGTCACCAAGCATGACGTCATCGCCTTCCTGACCCACCTTGCCGAAATCGTCGGCCCGGATGCTCGCTTCGTCCACCAGGGCATGACCTCGTCAGACGTGCTCGACACCTGCTTCAACGTCCAGCTGGTGCGCGCCACCGACATCCTGATCGTCGATATCGACCGCCTGCTCGCAGCGCTCAAAACCCGCGCCTTCGAACATAAGGACACCGTCACCATCGGCCGTTCGCACGGCATCCACGCCGAGCCCACCACCTTCGGCGTCAAGCTGGCGCTTGCCTATGCCGAATTCGAGCGCTGCCGCCAGCGTTTGGTCGCCGCCCGCGAGGAAGTCGCGACCTGCGCCATCTCCGGCGCCGTCGGCACCTTCGCCAATATCGATCCGCGCGTCGAGGAACATGTCGCCGCAGCCCTCGGCCTGAAGGCCGAGCCGGTCTCGACCCAGGTCATCCCGCGCGACCGCCACGCTATGTACTTCGCCACCCTCGGCGTCGTCGCCTCCTCGATCGAGCGCCTGGCGACCGAAATCCGACACCTGCAGCGCACCGAGGTGCTGGAGGCCGAAGAATACTTCTCGCCCGGCCAGAAGGGCTCTTCGGCCATGCCCCACAAGCGCAACCCGGTGCTGACCGAAAACCTAACCGGTCTCGCCCGTATGGTCCGCTCCTACGCCATGCCGGCCATGGAAAACGTCGCCCTCTGGCACGAGCGCGATATCTCCCACTCCTCGGTCGAACGCATGATCGGCCCCGACGCCACCGTCACCCTCGACTTCGCCCTCTCCCGCCTCGCCGGCGTCATCGAAAAGCTCTTGGTCTACCCCGAGAACATGGAGAAGAACCTCAACAAATTCCGCGGCCTCGTCCACTCCCAGCGCGTCCTCCTGGCGCTGACCCAGGCCGGCACCTCCCGCGAGGATGCCTACCGCCTGGTCCAGCGCAACGCCATGAAGGTCTGGGAACAGGGCAAGGACTTTCTGGAGGAGCTGCTTGCGGATGCTGAGGTTCGCGCCGCGCTCTCCGAGGAGGATATTCGTGAGAAGTTCGACCTTGGCTATCATACCAAGCATGTCGACACGATTTTCCGGCGGGTGTTTGGGACTCCGTAG
- a CDS encoding DUF2259 domain-containing protein, with product MMKRLLIGGMLAAALPGMSLAGDIANIQPIGFSADGKVFGFQEFGIKEEGGAPYSNTYFVDTENGQYLEGTPFRTEMTEKDANLSKARRQNLTAARSQMDKYDLLTNPGLIAAFNPPTELGSPSKTIRYTTLATDGPPKSPYTLSLSEMPVPTPKDCAAVDKRVLGFSLQMIEKQGAPNRQAARQATAIPAERACSVEYRIGGAVVYQPETGDQVHIALILAFDADRNGRWIAVPVRP from the coding sequence ATGATGAAGCGGCTACTCATCGGCGGCATGCTTGCCGCTGCATTGCCCGGCATGTCGCTGGCCGGCGACATCGCCAATATCCAGCCGATCGGCTTTTCCGCCGATGGCAAGGTGTTCGGATTTCAGGAATTCGGCATCAAGGAGGAAGGCGGCGCTCCTTACTCCAACACCTATTTCGTCGATACTGAAAACGGCCAGTATCTCGAGGGCACGCCTTTCCGCACCGAGATGACCGAGAAGGACGCCAATCTTTCCAAGGCGCGGCGGCAGAACCTGACGGCGGCGCGCAGCCAGATGGACAAATACGATCTCTTGACCAATCCCGGCCTGATCGCCGCGTTCAATCCGCCGACCGAACTCGGCTCACCCTCGAAGACCATCCGCTACACCACGCTTGCGACCGACGGCCCGCCGAAATCGCCCTATACGCTCTCGCTCAGCGAGATGCCCGTGCCGACGCCGAAGGATTGCGCAGCAGTCGACAAGCGGGTCCTCGGCTTCAGCCTGCAGATGATCGAGAAACAAGGCGCTCCGAACCGCCAGGCCGCGCGGCAGGCGACGGCGATTCCGGCCGAGCGCGCCTGTTCTGTGGAATACCGGATCGGTGGCGCGGTGGTCTATCAGCCGGAAACCGGAGACCAGGTTCACATCGCCCTGATCCTGGCCTTCGACGCCGACAGGAACGGACGCTGGATCGCCGTTCCGGTTCGGCCCTGA
- the rpe gene encoding ribulose-phosphate 3-epimerase — MTLPIRIAPSILAADFARLGEEVRNVTAAGADWIHLDVMDGHFVPNISFGPDVIKSLRSYTSATFDCHLMISPVDDYLEAFAKAGCDRITVHAEAGPHLHRSLQTIRNLGKKVGVTLNPATPLSAIENVLDDVDLILIMSVNPGFGGQKFIPAMAAKIAAAKSLIGDRPIELEVDGGVTVETAPAIARAGANVLVAGSAIFKGATVEDYRRTVTDLRQAAEGARG; from the coding sequence ATGACGCTGCCCATTCGCATTGCCCCTTCGATCCTCGCGGCGGATTTCGCCCGGCTCGGCGAGGAGGTGCGCAACGTCACGGCCGCCGGCGCCGACTGGATCCATCTCGACGTGATGGACGGCCATTTCGTGCCGAACATCTCCTTCGGTCCCGATGTCATCAAGTCGCTGCGCTCCTATACCTCGGCCACTTTCGACTGCCATTTGATGATCTCGCCGGTCGACGACTATCTCGAAGCCTTCGCCAAGGCCGGCTGCGACCGCATCACCGTCCATGCCGAGGCCGGCCCGCATCTGCATCGCTCGCTTCAGACCATCCGCAATCTCGGCAAGAAGGTCGGGGTGACGCTCAATCCGGCGACCCCGCTCAGCGCCATCGAAAACGTGCTCGACGATGTCGACCTCATCCTGATCATGTCGGTCAATCCCGGCTTTGGCGGGCAGAAGTTCATTCCAGCGATGGCAGCCAAGATCGCAGCGGCAAAGTCACTGATCGGTGACCGGCCGATCGAACTCGAGGTCGATGGCGGCGTGACGGTGGAAACGGCGCCGGCAATCGCGCGCGCCGGCGCCAACGTCCTGGTCGCCGGCTCGGCAATCTTCAAGGGAGCCACGGTCGAGGATTATCGCCGGACTGTCACCGATCTGCGTCAGGCAGCCGAAGGGGCACGAGGATGA
- a CDS encoding ABC transporter substrate-binding protein has product MINLRGIAAFLALLGASAQGHAAGVTIGVVAPQNGSLALLGAQIAAGAGFEIQRSGNTLVAINETCEDNSGAAVADALVAAKAQVAIGFLCSETLEGALPKLKDAGIAAITVSVRSRILMEDALKNGWPLFRLAPADGTEAAKINEVILKDWAADPIALIEDGTIHGRELTEAVRNALEQNGLKPVFTDTYRPGQEQQVALVRRLKRAGATRVFIGGDRNDVAVIARDAKAENIPLSILGGDAMRAADQPLPLAPGVRAVALPEYALLPEGTAAADALSAKGIEPEGYVLPSLAAALIAGQAGEAAAAAGKPLQEALIGTTFQTPVGAIAFTAAHELAQNAYRLLEWRGNGFFPPAAPTE; this is encoded by the coding sequence ATGATCAACCTGCGAGGGATAGCAGCCTTTCTGGCGCTGCTGGGAGCGTCGGCGCAAGGCCATGCGGCCGGCGTGACGATCGGCGTCGTCGCCCCTCAGAACGGTTCGCTCGCTTTGCTCGGCGCCCAGATTGCCGCCGGGGCCGGTTTCGAGATCCAGCGATCCGGAAACACCCTCGTCGCCATCAACGAGACCTGCGAGGACAATAGCGGTGCTGCGGTTGCCGATGCGCTGGTTGCTGCCAAGGCGCAGGTCGCCATCGGCTTTCTCTGCAGCGAGACGCTGGAAGGCGCGCTGCCGAAGCTGAAGGACGCCGGCATTGCCGCAATCACCGTCTCGGTTCGCTCCCGCATCCTGATGGAGGATGCGCTGAAGAATGGCTGGCCGCTGTTCCGGCTGGCGCCCGCCGATGGCACCGAGGCGGCAAAGATCAACGAAGTGATCCTGAAGGACTGGGCCGCCGATCCGATCGCGCTGATCGAGGACGGCACCATCCATGGCCGCGAACTGACCGAAGCGGTGCGCAACGCGCTGGAGCAGAACGGCCTGAAGCCGGTCTTTACCGATACCTATCGCCCGGGACAGGAGCAGCAGGTTGCCCTGGTCCGCCGGCTGAAACGCGCCGGCGCCACCAGGGTCTTCATCGGCGGCGACCGCAACGATGTCGCCGTCATCGCCCGCGACGCCAAAGCGGAAAACATCCCGCTCTCCATTCTCGGCGGCGACGCCATGCGCGCCGCCGACCAGCCGCTGCCGCTTGCCCCCGGCGTGCGCGCCGTCGCCCTGCCGGAATATGCCCTTCTGCCGGAAGGCACAGCAGCGGCCGACGCGCTCAGCGCCAAAGGCATCGAGCCGGAAGGCTATGTCCTGCCGTCGCTCGCCGCGGCACTGATTGCCGGCCAGGCCGGGGAAGCCGCCGCCGCGGCTGGCAAGCCTCTCCAGGAGGCACTCATAGGCACGACGTTCCAGACACCGGTCGGCGCCATCGCCTTCACCGCCGCGCATGAACTTGCGCAAAACGCCTACCGCCTGCTCGAATGGCGGGGCAACGGCTTTTTTCCACCTGCCGCGCCGACGGAGTGA
- a CDS encoding flavin reductase: MLNRQHIDPGLYRDAMSRYAGHVQLVTTAMEGLRRGVTITAACSVSDNPASVLICLNNTNPKNEIFFRSGIFVLNTLGAHHQGVADAFSGRTALGDSERFASARFETLVTGAPVLADALAAFDCRVTDIKEMPTHNVIFGEVAAVRFSEKHPALIYMNRDYHAL; encoded by the coding sequence GTGTTGAACAGGCAGCATATCGACCCCGGTCTTTATCGAGACGCGATGAGCCGTTATGCCGGCCATGTGCAGCTCGTGACGACGGCGATGGAAGGCTTGCGCCGCGGTGTCACCATCACCGCCGCCTGCTCGGTCTCGGACAATCCGGCCTCGGTGCTGATCTGCCTCAACAACACCAATCCGAAAAACGAGATCTTCTTCCGCAGCGGCATCTTCGTGCTGAACACGCTCGGCGCCCATCATCAGGGTGTTGCCGACGCCTTTTCCGGGCGGACCGCGCTTGGCGATAGCGAGCGTTTCGCCAGCGCCCGCTTCGAGACGCTGGTCACTGGCGCGCCGGTGCTTGCCGATGCGCTGGCTGCCTTCGATTGCCGGGTGACCGACATCAAGGAAATGCCGACGCATAATGTCATCTTCGGCGAGGTCGCGGCCGTGCGCTTCAGCGAAAAGCATCCGGCGCTCATCTATATGAACCGGGATTATCACGCGCTGTGA
- a CDS encoding TfoX/Sxy family protein, which translates to MDNAGIEEMFQGLGPVTVKRMFGGKGIYHLGRIVALEVRDEMLLKADETSAPEFAAAGATQWSYEGKKGKPVKMPYWTIPDEAYDDPDLMAKWVRLAYEASLRADN; encoded by the coding sequence ATGGACAATGCCGGCATCGAGGAAATGTTTCAGGGGCTCGGCCCGGTCACGGTCAAGCGCATGTTCGGCGGCAAGGGCATCTATCATCTCGGCCGCATCGTCGCGCTCGAAGTGCGCGACGAGATGCTGCTGAAGGCGGATGAAACGAGCGCCCCGGAATTTGCCGCCGCCGGCGCCACGCAATGGAGCTACGAGGGCAAGAAGGGCAAGCCGGTGAAGATGCCCTACTGGACGATCCCCGACGAGGCCTATGACGATCCCGATCTGATGGCGAAATGGGTACGGCTTGCCTATGAGGCGTCGTTGCGCGCCGATAACTGA
- a CDS encoding NUDIX domain-containing protein has product MAKPGLDFPGFGVGLVILRDAKVLLYKRVRPPEAGYWNIVGGKVDHMEPAEQAARREAEEETGLRIGRIERIGMTEQIIDSDRQHWISLLYLARDVEGEPQLTEPDKLSDFGWFPLTDLPEPLSAFTRAAIAALPSAECGQLSARNDAS; this is encoded by the coding sequence ATGGCGAAGCCCGGTCTCGATTTTCCGGGCTTCGGCGTCGGCCTGGTCATTCTGCGCGACGCCAAGGTTCTGCTCTATAAGCGCGTGCGCCCACCGGAAGCCGGCTATTGGAATATCGTCGGCGGCAAGGTCGATCATATGGAGCCGGCCGAGCAAGCCGCGCGCCGCGAGGCCGAGGAAGAAACCGGCCTCAGGATCGGCCGGATCGAGCGGATCGGCATGACCGAACAGATCATCGACAGCGACCGCCAGCACTGGATTTCACTTCTCTATCTCGCCCGCGACGTCGAAGGCGAGCCGCAATTGACCGAACCGGACAAGCTTTCCGATTTCGGCTGGTTTCCGCTGACGGATCTGCCGGAACCGCTCTCGGCCTTCACCAGGGCAGCGATCGCAGCCCTGCCCTCAGCCGAATGCGGTCAGTTATCGGCGCGCAACGACGCCTCATAG
- a CDS encoding DEAD/DEAH box helicase codes for MTTFADLGLSQKVLSAVTDAGYTIPTPIQAGAIPFALERRDICGIAQTGTGKTASFVLPMLSLLEKGRARARMPRTLILEPTRELAAQVAENFEKYGKNHRLNVALLIGGVSFEDQDRKLERGADVLICTPGRLLDHFERGKLLMSGVEILVIDEADRMLDMGFIPDIERIAKMIPFTRQTLFFSATMPPEIQKLADRFLQNPERIEVAKPASAAKTVTQRFVASHSKDYEKRAVLRELVRAQTELKNAIIFCNRKKDVADLFRSLERHGFSVGALHGDMDQRSRTMTLQSFRDGNLQLLVASDVAARGLDIPDVSHVFNFDVPIHSEDYVHRIGRTGRAGRSGAAFTLVTKRDSKFVDAIEKLIGEKVEWLSGDVNSLPPAEESADSERPRRNSRERGAKGERGERDRGRGRGNRSAAGHKSDNDIQDNDVQVIQAAPVKADIVKNERRAEQKPQNNARNSRPYPANDDSRDRRRHRDHDDGPTPVGFGDDIPAFMLIAGSAKI; via the coding sequence TTGACGACATTCGCTGACCTTGGCTTGAGCCAAAAAGTGCTATCCGCTGTTACCGACGCGGGCTACACGATACCCACGCCTATTCAGGCGGGAGCCATTCCGTTTGCGCTCGAGCGTCGCGATATTTGCGGCATCGCGCAGACCGGCACCGGCAAGACGGCATCCTTCGTTCTGCCGATGCTGTCGCTTCTGGAAAAGGGCCGCGCCCGCGCCCGCATGCCCCGCACGCTGATTCTCGAGCCGACGCGCGAACTCGCCGCCCAGGTCGCCGAGAATTTCGAAAAATACGGCAAGAACCACCGTCTCAACGTCGCCCTTCTGATCGGCGGCGTCTCCTTCGAGGATCAGGACCGCAAGCTTGAGCGCGGCGCCGACGTGCTGATCTGCACACCCGGCCGACTGCTCGACCATTTCGAGCGCGGCAAGCTGTTGATGAGCGGCGTCGAGATCCTCGTCATCGACGAGGCCGACCGCATGCTCGACATGGGCTTCATTCCCGATATCGAGCGCATCGCCAAGATGATCCCGTTCACCCGCCAGACGCTGTTCTTCTCGGCAACCATGCCGCCGGAGATCCAGAAGCTCGCGGACCGCTTCCTGCAGAATCCCGAGCGCATCGAAGTGGCCAAGCCGGCATCGGCCGCAAAGACCGTGACGCAGCGCTTCGTCGCCTCGCACAGCAAGGATTACGAGAAGCGCGCCGTTCTGCGCGAACTCGTCCGCGCCCAGACCGAACTCAAGAACGCCATCATCTTCTGCAACCGCAAGAAGGATGTTGCCGATCTCTTCCGGTCGCTGGAACGCCACGGCTTCTCCGTCGGCGCTCTGCATGGCGACATGGATCAGCGCTCCCGCACGATGACGCTGCAGAGCTTCCGTGACGGCAATCTCCAGCTGCTGGTTGCCTCAGATGTCGCCGCCCGCGGCCTCGACATTCCCGATGTCAGCCACGTCTTCAATTTCGACGTGCCGATCCATTCCGAGGATTACGTCCACCGCATCGGCCGTACCGGCCGTGCCGGCCGCTCGGGCGCCGCCTTCACGCTGGTCACCAAGCGCGACAGCAAATTCGTCGATGCGATCGAAAAGCTGATCGGCGAGAAAGTCGAATGGCTGAGCGGCGATGTGAATTCCCTGCCGCCGGCAGAAGAAAGCGCCGACAGCGAGCGCCCGCGGCGCAACAGCCGCGAGCGTGGCGCGAAGGGTGAACGCGGCGAGAGGGATCGTGGTCGCGGACGCGGCAATCGCAGCGCCGCAGGTCATAAATCTGATAACGACATCCAGGATAATGACGTCCAAGTGATCCAGGCAGCACCAGTAAAGGCCGACATCGTGAAGAACGAGCGCAGAGCAGAGCAGAAGCCGCAAAACAATGCGCGTAACAGCCGGCCTTATCCGGCAAACGATGACAGCCGCGACCGCCGCCGCCATCGCGACCACGACGACGGCCCGACCCCGGTCGGCTTCGGCGACGACATCCCTGCCTTCATGCTGATCGCCGGCAGCGCCAAGATCTGA